One Scytonema millei VB511283 DNA window includes the following coding sequences:
- a CDS encoding YihY/virulence factor BrkB family protein, with protein sequence MMKRGFSAKTIWLLLKDTTTKWQKDKVSLWAAAIAFYTIFSIAPLLIIAIAIAGAVFGRETAQNQIVGQVQELIGKQGAQAVQVMIQNAQQPGSGGTLATLFGIATLLLGASGIFGQLQEALNTIWNVQPQPGINIKNFVQKRLLSFAMVLVIGFLLIVSLIVSAVLAAIANFFGHLFPAWIRLGQILNFIFSLGGTTVLFALIYKVLPDLKIAWSNLWIGASVTALLFNFGKFLIGLYLGNSSIGSSYGAASSLVIVLIWVFFSAQILLLGAEFTQVYTEQHRSQITANE encoded by the coding sequence ATGATGAAGCGCGGCTTTTCTGCAAAGACTATTTGGTTGCTGCTTAAGGATACTACAACGAAGTGGCAGAAGGATAAAGTATCTCTGTGGGCAGCCGCGATTGCTTTTTATACGATTTTTTCCATAGCACCTTTGCTGATAATTGCGATCGCCATTGCTGGTGCAGTATTTGGTCGAGAAACTGCCCAAAATCAAATTGTAGGGCAAGTTCAAGAACTGATCGGCAAGCAGGGAGCGCAAGCCGTTCAAGTGATGATTCAAAATGCTCAGCAGCCAGGTTCGGGGGGGACTTTAGCAACTCTGTTTGGGATTGCCACGCTGCTGCTAGGCGCATCTGGTATTTTCGGACAACTGCAAGAGGCATTGAATACGATTTGGAATGTTCAACCACAGCCAGGAATAAATATTAAAAACTTCGTGCAAAAACGTCTGCTATCGTTTGCAATGGTACTAGTCATCGGCTTTTTGCTGATAGTATCTCTGATTGTCAGTGCTGTACTGGCTGCGATTGCTAACTTTTTTGGTCATCTATTCCCAGCCTGGATTCGGCTGGGACAAATTTTGAATTTTATTTTTTCTTTGGGTGGAACAACAGTGCTATTTGCTCTAATTTATAAAGTTCTCCCCGATCTCAAAATTGCCTGGAGCAATCTTTGGATTGGAGCATCTGTTACTGCCTTGTTATTCAATTTTGGTAAATTTTTAATTGGGCTGTATCTGGGTAATAGCAGCATTGGCTCTAGTTATGGAGCAGCAAGTTCTTTAGTTATCGTATTAATTTGGGTCTTTTTTTCAGCTCAAATACTTCTATTGGGAGCAGAATTCACTCAAGTTTATACTGAGCAACACCGCTCCCAAATTACTGCTAATGAATAA